A single region of the Oryzias latipes chromosome 19, ASM223467v1 genome encodes:
- the LOC101172849 gene encoding ankyrin repeat and SOCS box protein 3-like, which yields MDFTACYADTVSSVAAAARAGRAGRLRALLGGGCPIDSRDNRGWTALHEAAAAGSSACVREILAALHARSCKGVPALVNAQTHEGESACYLAAQRGHVGVVRLLLKAHADVDQMTNDLSCPLYAAVDGGHADVVDLLVSKGAEVNGTHTASCWTCLHQAVYKGHGQIVSILVKVCNLEVLDDHGISPLFVAAQYGQRESLEALIHAGADVNSPAADLATPLLIASQEGHMACVDLLLDHGADPNRACSNEWPQLPIHAAAEFGHTGILRRLLDVTDSACGRTDGMVSPLYVAVNRGQPQSVAMLLDAGYSPDAQDCTCSLGLRSPLTLALSRASSESHRECVGLLVAAGAALEEQDWTQVFVSDSPQLLQLILQHQRFPRLESPTVACSGRRTLTPQELRRMLSAARSCSGSACLWLPVLLSSGLEPSFLLQPRLFQEADSEVLNHLLEFVNWATLPPPLRLILDQRRAGRSWEPRAHFHSLPPLSHICRLRIREVLGPDLLMRSGAVQQLPVPPLLHDFLQFRDIPEALHRPPLPS from the exons aTGGACTTTACTGCGTGTTACGCGGACACTGTGTCCAGCGTTGCCGCCGCCGCGCGCGCGGGTCGCGCGGGGCGGCTAAGAGCCCTGCTTGGTGGGGGCTGTCCCATCGACTCCCGGGATAACCGCGGCTGGACCGCTCTGCACGAGGCGGCCGCAGCCGGCAGCAGCGCGTGCGTGCGAGAAATCCTGGCTGCCCTGCACG CTCGCTCCTGCAAAGGAGTTCCGGCTTTGGTGAACGCTCAAACCCATGAGGGGGAGTCTGCTTGTTACCTGGCAGCGCAGCGGGGGCATGTGGGAGTGGTCCGCCTCCTCCTGAAAGCCCACGCCGACGTCGACCAGATGACCAATGACTTGTCCTGTCCTCTGTATGCAG CTGTAGACGGGGGGCACGCGGACGTGGTCGACCTGCTGGTGTCCAAGGGCGCAGAGGTGAACGGGACACACACGGCGTCCTGCTGGACCTGCCTTCATCAGGCGGTGTATAAG GGTCACGGCCAGATTGTGTCCATCCTGGTGAAGGTCTGTAACCTGGAGGTCCTGGACGACCATGGTATCTCCCCTCTGTTTGTGGCGGCGCAGTACGGACAGAGGGAAAGCCTGGAGGCTCTCATTCATGCTG GTGCCGATGTAAACAGCCCAGCCGCTGATCTAGCCACGCCCCTCCTTATTGCCTCACAGGAAGGTCACATGGCGTGCGTGGACCTTCTGTTGGACCACGGGGCAGATCCCAACCGGGCCTGCAGTAACGAATGGCCTCAGCTTCCCATCCATGCAGCGGCTGAATTCGGACATACGGG AATCCTCAGGAGGCTGCTGGATGTCACAGACTCTGCGTGTGGCCGAACCGACGGCATGGTGAGTCCGCTGTACGTGGCGGTGAACAGAGGTCAGCCTCAAAGCGTGGCGATGCTCCTGGATGCAGGCTACAGTCCAGACGCTCAGGACTGCACATGCTCCCTTGGCCTGCGCTCACCACTCACATTGGCCTTATCACGCGCCTCCAGTGAATCACACAG GGAGTGTGTGGGTCTGCTGgtggctgcaggagctgctctAGAGGAGCAGGACTGGACCCAGGTCTTTGTCTCTGACAGcccacagctgctgcagctcatcCTTCAGCATCAACGCTTCCCACGGCTCGAGTCTCCAACCGTAGCGTGCTCTGGAAGGAGAACGCTGACGCCGCAGGAGCTGAGGCGCATGCTGAGTGCGGCTCGCAGCTGCAGCGGTTCTGCCTGCCTCTGGCTGCCGGTGCTGCTGAGCTCCGGGCTGGAGCCGTCCTTCCTGCTTCAGCCTCGCTt GTTTCAGGAGGCGGACAGCGAGGTGCTGAACCATCTGCTGGAGTTTGTGAACTGGGCCACCTTGCCTCCTCCTCTTAGGCTCATTCTGGACCAAAGGCGGGCAGGAAGGAGCTGGGAGCCACGTGCACATTTCC ACTCCCTCCCCCCCCTCTCTCACATCTGCCGGCTGCGGATCAGAGAAGTTCTAGGACCAGATCTTCTGATGAGGTCCGGCGCCGTCCAGCAGCTACCTGTCCCCCCCCTGCTTCATGACTTTCTGCAGTTCAGGGACATCCCAGAAGCTCTTCACAGGCCCCCACTTCCATCGtga
- the c19h10orf88 gene encoding uncharacterized protein C10orf88 homolog, with protein sequence MVDVSVKGDAAWVCPAAGRQLAEVLLPLPLSHEEELSQWDEEQAEGCDPVLLEQVEDGRPCVLMLRCSPDSCTAIRRLRLITEARTMEVYDQTGEYCGTARGSRTDCVVSDSADRGPFFSKQLLLETPALACEVKLLSLAGRNSVLVGRIIVGLQPVKPRPLPGSSIDLQRVQGLVEEMGAKLSPGAQNLMEMVQFQQQNSGGSLGSFLPLLMGGGALTALAEGGGVTPIRRRPPPEVSVSSDSSSSAEQTPLAENGEKSEGSAPPAPPHLNGNKMNTEHGVPLSPSHLTAVMSDFLKRQGCGEVQSPDLLPVLQSVCGQVTRLRLDGASAVEKENELRNGCWKLDSAMERRLEEMERRLKEHLDRRLDALEQKLEAALLSALPLVVLKNGAAAASEQVAQTPCVQQS encoded by the exons ATGGTGGACGTCTCTGTGAAGGGTGATGCTGCTTGGGTCTGTCCGGCAGCGGGCCGTCAGCTGGCTGAGGTGttgcttcctcttcctctcagtCATGAAGAGGAGCTCAGTCAGTGGGATGAAGAACAGGCTGAAGG ATGTGACCCCGTGCTgttggagcaggtggaggacgGCCGTCCTTGTGTCTTGATGCTGCGCTGCAGCCCAGACTCCTGCACCGCCATCCGCCGCCTGCGGCTCATCACCGAGGCTCGAACCATGGAGGTGTACGACCAGACCGGAGAATACTGCGGGACGGCGCGGGGTTCTAGAACTGACTGTGTTGTTTCTGACAG cGCAGACAGGGGTCCGTTCTTCAGCAAACAGCTGCTCCTGGAGACTCCCGCCTTGGCCTGTGAAGTCAAG CTGCTCTCCCTGGCAGGCAGAAACAGTGTGTTGGTGGGCCGCATCATAGTGGGCCTGCAGCCCGTTAAGCCCCGCCCACTGCCCGGCTCCAGCATAGACCTGCAGCGCGTGCAGGGTCTGGTTGAGGAGATGGGAGCCAAACTGTCTCCAGGGGCCCAAAACCTGATGGAGATGGTCCAGTTTCAGCAGCAG AACTCTGGCGGCTCTCTGGGCAGCTTCCTGCCGCTCCTGATGGGAGGAGGAGCTCTGACTGCCCTGGCTGAAGGAGGGGGGGTGACCCCCATCAGGAGGCGGCCCCCACCTGAAGTCTCTGTG TCCTCAGActccagcagctctgcagaacaAACTCCATTAGCAGAGAACGGGGAGAAGTCAGAAGGCTCCGCCCCTCCGGCGCCCCCCCATCTCAACGGAAACAAGA tgaaCACAGAACATGGCGTTCCGCTAAGCCCCTCCCACCTGACAGCCGTAATGTCAGACTTCCTGAAACGGCAGGGTTGCGGCGAGGTGCAAAGCCCTGATCTGCTGCCGGTACTGCAGAGCGTCTGCGGTCAGGTGACCAGGCTGCGGCTGGACGGCGCCTCGGCGGTTGAGAAGGAGAACGAGCTTAGAAACGGCTGCTG GAAGCTGGATTCAGCCATGGAGCGGCGGCTGGAGGAGATGGAGAGGAGGCTGAAGGAGCATCTGGACCGTCGCTTGGATGCTCTGGAGCAGAAGCTGGAGGCCGCTCTGCTGAGTGCCCTGCCTCTGGTCGTGCTGAAGAACGGCGCAGCAGCCGCGAGCGAGCAGGTCGCCCAGACGCCGTGTGTGCAGCAAAGCTAA